Proteins encoded together in one Chthonomonadales bacterium window:
- a CDS encoding serine hydrolase: MTGKEADLEALRRTIGGIAGHVPGRLGVCVRDLVTGSEIGVRADEPLPMASVCKLPVLVSAYRAHEAGRLNLGERVELDESCRCDGSGLFNAFDLGLRPTVHDLLLMMIVVSDNAATDLVVERLTPAAVTSDMRALGLSSIRVDRLVRDILRDLRVYVDPRYAELVPGKGEELLRRYPDLKAKEEDPGAWRNAANATIAQADTATPRDIARLCAQIAGATCASAASCEAMLAILGEQQLNGRLPRDLPQGTSYRHKTGTIGGGSVVNDAGLLYLDDVPVAAVAVLSRDVRGPIYRTNAAIARIGRAVCDHYRMAHGGRA; encoded by the coding sequence GTGACCGGCAAGGAGGCGGACCTGGAGGCCCTGCGGCGGACGATCGGCGGCATCGCCGGGCACGTGCCGGGGCGGCTCGGCGTGTGCGTGCGCGACCTGGTGACCGGGAGCGAGATCGGCGTGCGGGCCGACGAGCCGCTGCCGATGGCAAGCGTCTGCAAGCTCCCGGTGCTGGTCAGCGCCTACCGCGCCCACGAGGCCGGCCGGCTGAACCTGGGAGAGCGCGTGGAGCTCGACGAGTCCTGTCGGTGCGACGGCAGCGGGCTCTTCAACGCCTTCGACCTCGGGCTCCGCCCCACCGTGCACGATCTTCTGCTGATGATGATCGTGGTGTCGGACAACGCGGCAACCGACCTGGTCGTGGAACGCCTGACGCCGGCGGCGGTCACGTCCGACATGCGCGCGCTCGGCCTTTCCTCGATCCGCGTCGACCGGCTTGTGCGCGACATCCTGCGCGATCTTCGCGTCTACGTCGACCCGCGCTACGCGGAGCTCGTGCCCGGCAAGGGCGAGGAGTTGCTTCGTCGCTACCCGGACCTGAAGGCGAAGGAGGAGGATCCTGGCGCGTGGCGCAACGCGGCGAACGCGACGATCGCGCAGGCCGATACGGCCACGCCGCGCGACATCGCGCGTCTCTGCGCGCAGATCGCTGGCGCCACGTGTGCCTCGGCGGCCTCGTGCGAGGCGATGCTGGCGATCCTGGGCGAGCAACAGCTCAACGGGCGCTTGCCGCGCGACCTGCCGCAGGGGACCTCGTACCGCCACAAAACGGGCACGATCGGGGGCGGGTCCGTCGTGAACGATGCGGGCCTGCTGTACCTGGATGACGTGCCGGTCGCCGCCGTGGCGGTCCTGTCACGCGATGTGCGCGGCCCGATATACCGCACCAACGCCGCGATCGCCCGCATCGGCCGCGCCGTGTGCGACCACTACCGGATGGCTCACGGCGGACGCGCCTGA
- the msrA gene encoding peptide-methionine (S)-S-oxide reductase MsrA: MALAGCVPQAAIVASGPRARGAREAKHVEQDRPAAGAAHDGRQVATLAGGCFWCTEALFEELRGVEKVEPGYSGGAVARPTYEQVCAGRTGHAEAIQITFDPKAISFADLLHIFFTTHDPTTRDRQGADVGTQYRSAVFYHSEEQKREAQRVIKEIDAQRIWPAPIVTEVTAFTTFYPAEEYHRNYFARNPNQGYCRVVIAPKVAKLREKYRDRLKR, from the coding sequence ATGGCTCTCGCAGGGTGCGTGCCGCAAGCCGCCATCGTGGCGAGCGGGCCGCGCGCCAGAGGGGCCAGGGAGGCGAAGCACGTGGAGCAGGACAGGCCGGCCGCCGGCGCGGCGCACGATGGCAGGCAGGTGGCGACCCTCGCGGGCGGCTGCTTCTGGTGTACCGAGGCCCTCTTCGAGGAGTTGCGCGGCGTGGAGAAGGTGGAGCCGGGCTACTCCGGCGGCGCCGTGGCCAGGCCCACCTACGAGCAGGTCTGCGCCGGGCGCACCGGCCACGCGGAGGCGATCCAGATCACCTTCGACCCGAAGGCCATCTCCTTCGCCGACCTGCTGCACATCTTCTTCACGACACACGATCCGACGACGAGGGACCGCCAGGGGGCCGACGTGGGCACGCAGTACCGGTCCGCGGTCTTCTACCACTCCGAGGAGCAGAAGCGCGAGGCTCAGCGCGTGATCAAGGAGATCGACGCACAGCGCATCTGGCCAGCGCCGATCGTGACGGAGGTCACCGCGTTCACCACCTTCTACCCCGCCGAGGAGTACCACAGGAACTACTTCGCGCGCAACCCCAACCAGGGCTACTGCCGGGTGGTCATCGCGCCGAAGGTTGCGAAGCTCCGCGAGAAGTACCGCGACAGACTCAAACGCTGA
- a CDS encoding glycoside hydrolase N-terminal domain-containing protein — protein MIPSLLCGLAVLPAPAAPGPSAVLWQDAPAAEYISGFPLGNGRIGAMVLGPPNAVRVALNHQALWRGRTRGRTNPATAQSLAPIRALFFEGQIAEASRRANAELGTRPETGVDPYQPVGDLRVEIAGSGSFTGFRRELDLATGVVTTAWRAGGHAHRSEVLVSRADGVLVLRLSTSDPAGISGRLILSRIADPDCKLTPRAAAGSIVLAGAFPEGIAFEAACRAWGDRAGSCVAEADAASATAAIRIVGARHVVAALAISVTPGVGADAERPAEEILSRAARRCGGDFGKFRTRHVAAHRRLFDRVRLRLGGPDRAALPTPRRLAEARAGASDPALAALYLQYGRYLLMASSAPGGLPANLQGLWNEDIKPPWDADFHHDVNLQMNYWPAEVTNLPECAEPLFDHVERLARNGAAAARDLYGCGGTYIPLVSDRWALCNKTQGGWSEWTGAAAWLARHFWTRWEYSGDRAFLRERAYPLLKQVGDFYQDYLVADPRPASPWRGRLVPVPSQSPENRFVGGIDPVSLCVGATMDLELIHEVFTHLIAGSEVLGMDADLRARWRGILERIPPLQIGRHGQLQEWLEDYEEVEPGHRHFSHLYALYPGDQVTVEETPALAAAARASIERRLAHNGGPSGWSRAWLVCLFARLRDGDAAAEHLRHLMGDFATASMLDLHPPRVFQIDGNFGGAAGIAEMLLQSHGGVVRLLPALPDAWPSGEVSGLRARGGLEVGVAWSGGRAQRATLRSARGGPCRVRPPAGQRVVSASAGRRAVRLSPPGPLGEVALVCPVGAAVTLRLE, from the coding sequence ATGATCCCCTCCCTCCTCTGCGGCCTGGCCGTCCTGCCAGCGCCCGCGGCTCCCGGACCCTCGGCCGTCCTCTGGCAGGACGCGCCGGCCGCCGAGTACATAAGCGGCTTCCCGCTCGGCAACGGCCGCATCGGCGCCATGGTCCTCGGCCCGCCGAACGCGGTACGCGTCGCGCTGAATCACCAGGCGCTATGGCGCGGGCGCACCCGCGGCCGGACGAACCCGGCTACCGCTCAGAGCCTGGCCCCGATCCGCGCGCTCTTCTTCGAGGGCCAGATCGCCGAGGCCAGCCGGCGCGCGAACGCCGAGTTGGGCACCCGGCCCGAGACCGGAGTCGACCCCTACCAGCCCGTTGGTGACCTGCGCGTGGAGATCGCCGGCAGCGGCTCCTTCACCGGCTTCCGCCGCGAGCTGGACCTGGCGACCGGCGTCGTGACGACGGCCTGGAGGGCTGGCGGCCATGCCCACCGGAGCGAGGTGCTCGTCTCGCGCGCCGACGGCGTGCTCGTGCTGCGCCTCTCCACCAGCGACCCCGCGGGCATCTCCGGCCGCCTCATACTCTCGCGGATTGCCGACCCGGACTGCAAGCTCACGCCGCGCGCCGCGGCAGGGAGCATCGTCCTGGCGGGCGCCTTCCCGGAGGGCATCGCGTTCGAGGCGGCCTGCCGCGCGTGGGGCGATCGCGCGGGCTCCTGCGTGGCGGAGGCCGACGCGGCGTCCGCCACGGCGGCGATCCGGATCGTCGGCGCGCGCCACGTGGTGGCGGCGCTGGCCATCTCCGTGACGCCCGGCGTGGGCGCCGACGCCGAGCGGCCGGCCGAGGAGATCCTGAGCCGGGCGGCGCGGAGGTGCGGCGGCGACTTCGGGAAGTTCCGCACGCGCCACGTCGCCGCGCACCGGCGGTTGTTCGACCGCGTGCGCCTGCGGCTCGGCGGGCCAGATCGCGCCGCGCTCCCCACGCCGCGCCGCCTCGCGGAGGCGCGCGCCGGGGCAAGCGACCCCGCCCTCGCCGCGCTCTACCTTCAGTACGGACGGTATCTGCTGATGGCCAGCAGCGCGCCGGGCGGCCTGCCCGCCAACCTCCAGGGGCTCTGGAACGAGGACATCAAGCCGCCCTGGGACGCCGATTTCCATCACGACGTGAACCTCCAGATGAACTACTGGCCCGCGGAGGTCACCAATCTGCCCGAGTGCGCCGAGCCGCTCTTCGACCACGTCGAGCGGTTGGCTCGCAACGGCGCGGCCGCCGCGCGCGACCTCTACGGCTGCGGCGGCACCTACATTCCCCTCGTCTCCGATCGCTGGGCCCTCTGCAACAAGACACAGGGCGGCTGGAGCGAGTGGACCGGCGCCGCGGCCTGGTTGGCGCGGCACTTCTGGACGCGCTGGGAGTACTCGGGTGACCGCGCGTTCCTGCGCGAGCGCGCCTACCCGCTCCTCAAGCAGGTGGGTGACTTCTACCAGGACTACCTGGTGGCAGATCCACGCCCGGCAAGCCCGTGGCGCGGCCGGCTCGTGCCGGTTCCCTCGCAGTCGCCCGAGAACCGCTTCGTGGGCGGCATCGACCCTGTCTCCCTCTGTGTTGGCGCGACGATGGACCTGGAACTGATCCACGAGGTCTTTACGCACCTGATCGCCGGCTCCGAAGTCCTGGGGATGGATGCGGACCTGCGGGCGCGCTGGCGAGGCATCCTGGAGCGGATCCCGCCGCTTCAGATTGGCCGGCACGGCCAGTTGCAGGAGTGGCTGGAGGACTACGAGGAGGTGGAGCCGGGGCACCGCCACTTCTCGCACCTCTACGCGCTCTACCCCGGCGACCAGGTCACGGTTGAGGAGACGCCCGCGCTCGCGGCGGCGGCGCGGGCTTCCATCGAGCGGCGCCTGGCGCACAACGGCGGACCCTCGGGCTGGAGCCGCGCCTGGCTCGTCTGCCTCTTCGCCCGCCTGCGCGACGGCGACGCCGCGGCCGAGCACCTGCGCCATCTGATGGGCGACTTCGCCACCGCGAGCATGCTCGACCTGCACCCGCCGCGCGTCTTTCAGATCGACGGCAACTTCGGCGGCGCGGCGGGCATCGCGGAGATGCTGCTGCAGAGCCACGGCGGCGTGGTCCGCCTTCTGCCGGCGCTGCCAGACGCCTGGCCGTCGGGCGAGGTGTCGGGCCTGCGCGCGCGGGGCGGCCTGGAGGTGGGCGTCGCCTGGAGCGGCGGGCGAGCGCAACGGGCCACGCTTCGGAGCGCGCGGGGCGGCCCCTGCCGCGTCCGCCCTCCGGCCGGCCAGCGCGTGGTGTCCGCGTCGGCGGGGCGCCGCGCGGTGCGGCTCTCGCCGCCGGGGCCGCTCGGAGAGGTAGCGCTCGTCTGCCCGGTGGGCGCCGCCGTGACGCTGCGCCTGGAGTGA
- a CDS encoding heme-binding protein has product MPILKRDAIQLTLEAAWIALDGAVTRATEIGVPMDIAVVDAAGVLIAFHRMDGAKVTSVEVAINKAFTSAGTRKGTHEYAEPAGAGGPAFGIHASHGGRFTIFGGGLPVRIDGQCVGAIGCSSGTPDQDRDVAQAGIDALLAAVARES; this is encoded by the coding sequence ATGCCCATCCTGAAGCGCGATGCGATACAGCTCACTCTCGAGGCGGCCTGGATCGCCCTCGACGGCGCCGTGACCCGGGCCACCGAGATCGGCGTCCCGATGGACATCGCCGTCGTGGACGCCGCGGGCGTCCTGATCGCCTTCCATCGCATGGACGGCGCCAAGGTCACCAGCGTCGAGGTGGCCATCAACAAGGCCTTCACCTCCGCCGGCACCCGCAAGGGCACCCACGAGTACGCCGAGCCAGCGGGCGCTGGCGGCCCGGCCTTCGGCATCCACGCCAGCCACGGCGGCCGCTTCACCATCTTCGGCGGGGGCCTGCCCGTCCGCATCGACGGCCAGTGCGTCGGAGCGATCGGCTGCAGCAGCGGCACGCCCGACCAGGACCGCGACGTGGCCCAGGCCGGCATCGACGCGCTGCTGGCCGCCGTCGCTCGCGAGTCCTGA
- a CDS encoding MBL fold metallo-hydrolase, with protein MQVLPFRVGPLDNNTYLVADEDSGRAAVVDPSFESETVWEAAMRAGWTIAWVLNTHAHLDHAVLNAWFVERSGAPLALHGDEVGMLEAMPQQAAWFGLDPPPMAAPGRLLTDGDAVELGQSRLAVVHTPGHSQGGTCFLGPGFAIVGDVLFAGSIGRTDLPGGDMDVLIESIRTRLLTLPDDTVVYPGHGDSTTIGRERRTNPFL; from the coding sequence ATGCAGGTGCTCCCCTTCCGGGTCGGCCCGCTCGACAACAACACGTATCTCGTGGCCGACGAGGACAGTGGCCGGGCCGCCGTCGTCGATCCCTCATTCGAGAGCGAGACCGTCTGGGAGGCCGCAATGCGGGCCGGATGGACGATCGCTTGGGTGCTGAACACGCACGCCCATCTGGACCACGCGGTTCTCAACGCCTGGTTCGTCGAGCGGTCCGGCGCACCCCTCGCCCTGCACGGCGACGAGGTAGGGATGCTTGAGGCGATGCCCCAGCAGGCCGCCTGGTTCGGCCTGGACCCGCCGCCCATGGCGGCCCCGGGCCGCCTCCTGACGGACGGCGACGCCGTGGAGCTCGGCCAGAGTCGTCTGGCCGTCGTCCACACACCCGGCCACTCCCAGGGCGGCACCTGCTTCCTGGGGCCGGGCTTCGCCATCGTCGGTGACGTGCTCTTTGCCGGCAGCATCGGCCGCACCGACCTGCCCGGCGGCGACATGGACGTGCTCATCGAGTCGATCCGTACTCGCCTGCTCACGCTGCCCGACGACACCGTCGTCTATCCCGGACACGGCGACAGCACCACCATCGGCCGCGAGCGACGCACGAACCCGTTCCTGTAG
- a CDS encoding sugar phosphate isomerase/epimerase translates to MAKVPIALELYSVREDLTRDPRGTLKAVAEMGYDGAEFAGFPLPAAELRAVLDDVGLPCCSSHTPLDHLIGDRLQETIEFNQVLGNKNLICPWIGGDYAGSRAGWLRAAELFNGIADKLAPHGMVTGYHNHHTEFTPVDGETPWDTFFGNTKKEVVMQLDLGNALMGGADLLGILGRFPGRGRSIHLKPYSKKAGAGNPEAGFRPLIGDDDVPWAEVFRLCEETQGTRCYIVEYESDAFAPLDAVDRCLKALRAMGK, encoded by the coding sequence ATGGCGAAAGTGCCCATCGCGCTGGAGCTCTACTCGGTCCGCGAGGACCTGACCCGCGACCCGCGCGGCACCCTGAAGGCCGTGGCCGAGATGGGCTACGACGGCGCCGAGTTCGCGGGCTTCCCGCTGCCGGCCGCCGAGCTTCGCGCGGTGCTGGACGACGTGGGCCTGCCCTGCTGCAGCTCCCACACGCCGCTCGACCACCTGATCGGCGATCGGCTCCAGGAGACGATCGAGTTCAACCAGGTGCTCGGCAACAAGAACCTGATCTGCCCCTGGATCGGCGGCGACTACGCCGGGTCGCGCGCCGGTTGGCTGCGCGCCGCGGAGCTGTTTAACGGGATCGCGGACAAGCTAGCGCCGCACGGCATGGTCACCGGCTACCACAACCACCACACCGAGTTCACGCCGGTCGACGGCGAGACGCCCTGGGACACCTTCTTCGGCAACACGAAGAAGGAGGTCGTGATGCAGTTGGACCTGGGCAACGCGCTGATGGGCGGCGCTGACCTTCTCGGCATCCTCGGCCGCTTCCCCGGCCGCGGCCGATCGATCCACCTGAAGCCCTACTCGAAGAAGGCAGGCGCTGGGAACCCCGAGGCCGGCTTCAGGCCGCTCATCGGCGATGACGACGTGCCGTGGGCCGAGGTGTTCCGGCTGTGCGAGGAGACGCAGGGCACCCGGTGCTACATCGTGGAGTACGAGAGCGATGCGTTCGCGCCGCTCGACGCGGTGGATCGCTGCCTGAAGGCCCTTCGGGCCATGGGCAAGTAG
- a CDS encoding thioredoxin domain-containing protein translates to MTVDAHTNRLADETSPYLLQHAHNPVDWYPWGEEALARARAEDRPILLSVGYSACHWCHVMERESFEDERIAALMNAHFVCVKVDREERPDIDQIYMNALQMMTGQGGWPMTVFLTPEGKPFYGGTYYPPEERLGRPGFPRILEAVAEAWATRRGEIEEQGSALVVEIGRAGALGGPPAPVTADLLARAFQGLTASFDRRMGGFGGAPKFPQPMILEFLLRHARRTHRDSPREMATLTLDRMSFGGVYDHLGGGFHRYATDAFWLVPHFEKMLYDNALLARVYLHAWQATGDAHYRSVAEETLNYVLREMTDPAGGFYSSQDADSEGEEGRYFVWSAEEVREVLGEEDAALFARCYDVTPRGNWEGKTILNLTAPPDAFARAEGIAPEELGERLEAMRARLLERRKRRVKPGRDEKVLVSWNGLMLAALAEAATALGRADYVAAATTNAEFVLGEMAAERPGPGGQILLRLRHSGRAADGKDASRAFRVAPAEGYAEDYAAYALGLLALHEASGEVRWLADAVRLADALLALFADPEGGFFQTAVDAEKLVQRPKESTDNAAPSGTSLAVEALLTLSAITGERERYEPAAAETLRRMAAAMERHPAAFGRLLCAADLFVGPVQELAVVGPPEAAGTAALLREARSGYRPNLVVARAAAEPPAEGAPALLAGRGMVGGVPTAYVCEGYVCRRPVTEPAALAEQLGG, encoded by the coding sequence ATGACGGTCGACGCGCACACCAATCGGCTCGCTGACGAGACGAGCCCCTACCTGCTTCAGCACGCGCACAACCCGGTGGACTGGTACCCGTGGGGCGAGGAGGCCCTTGCCCGCGCACGCGCCGAAGACCGGCCGATCCTGCTCTCTGTCGGCTACTCGGCCTGTCACTGGTGCCACGTGATGGAGCGTGAGAGCTTCGAGGACGAGCGCATCGCCGCCCTGATGAACGCGCACTTCGTGTGCGTGAAGGTCGACCGCGAGGAGCGCCCGGACATCGACCAGATCTACATGAATGCCCTGCAGATGATGACCGGCCAGGGCGGCTGGCCGATGACGGTGTTCCTTACGCCCGAGGGCAAGCCCTTCTACGGTGGCACCTACTACCCACCGGAGGAGCGCCTCGGGCGCCCGGGCTTCCCGCGCATCCTGGAGGCCGTGGCGGAGGCATGGGCCACGCGGCGCGGCGAGATCGAGGAGCAGGGCAGCGCGCTGGTCGTCGAGATCGGCCGCGCCGGCGCGCTCGGCGGCCCGCCCGCGCCGGTGACCGCCGATCTGCTCGCCCGCGCCTTCCAGGGGCTGACCGCGAGCTTCGATCGCCGGATGGGAGGCTTCGGCGGCGCGCCGAAGTTCCCTCAGCCCATGATCCTGGAGTTCCTGCTGCGCCACGCGCGTCGAACCCACCGCGACTCCCCGCGCGAGATGGCGACGCTCACGCTGGACCGGATGTCGTTCGGAGGCGTCTACGACCACCTGGGAGGCGGCTTCCATCGCTACGCCACGGACGCCTTCTGGCTCGTGCCGCACTTCGAGAAGATGCTCTACGACAACGCTCTGCTCGCGCGCGTCTATCTGCACGCATGGCAGGCTACCGGCGATGCCCACTACCGGAGCGTGGCCGAAGAGACGCTGAACTACGTGCTGCGGGAGATGACCGACCCGGCCGGCGGCTTCTACTCCTCGCAGGACGCGGACAGCGAGGGCGAGGAGGGCAGGTACTTCGTGTGGAGCGCCGAGGAGGTGCGCGAGGTGCTCGGCGAGGAGGACGCCGCGTTGTTTGCGCGCTGCTACGACGTAACGCCCCGCGGCAACTGGGAGGGCAAGACGATCCTGAACCTCACCGCGCCGCCGGACGCCTTCGCCCGCGCGGAGGGCATCGCGCCGGAGGAACTGGGGGAGCGGCTGGAGGCGATGCGCGCGCGCCTGCTGGAGCGGCGCAAGCGGCGAGTTAAGCCGGGCCGCGACGAGAAGGTGCTCGTCTCGTGGAACGGCCTGATGCTCGCCGCCCTCGCGGAGGCGGCGACGGCCCTCGGGCGCGCCGATTACGTGGCGGCGGCGACGACCAACGCGGAGTTCGTGTTGGGCGAGATGGCCGCCGAGCGGCCAGGCCCGGGCGGCCAGATTCTTCTGCGCCTGCGGCACAGCGGACGCGCCGCGGACGGGAAGGACGCCTCGCGGGCGTTTCGCGTCGCGCCGGCGGAGGGCTACGCCGAGGACTACGCCGCCTACGCCCTGGGCCTGCTCGCCCTTCACGAGGCGAGCGGCGAGGTGCGATGGCTGGCCGACGCCGTCCGCCTGGCCGATGCGCTGCTGGCGCTGTTCGCCGACCCGGAGGGCGGCTTCTTCCAGACCGCCGTCGACGCGGAGAAGCTCGTGCAGCGCCCGAAGGAGAGCACCGACAACGCGGCGCCGTCGGGCACCTCGCTGGCCGTGGAGGCGCTGCTGACGCTGAGCGCCATCACCGGCGAGCGCGAGCGGTACGAGCCGGCCGCCGCGGAGACCCTCCGCCGCATGGCGGCCGCGATGGAACGGCACCCGGCGGCGTTCGGACGGCTGCTCTGCGCGGCCGACTTGTTCGTTGGGCCGGTGCAGGAGCTCGCCGTCGTCGGTCCACCGGAGGCGGCGGGCACAGCGGCGCTGTTGCGCGAGGCTCGATCCGGGTATCGGCCGAACCTGGTGGTGGCTCGCGCGGCCGCCGAGCCGCCCGCGGAGGGAGCCCCGGCCCTGCTGGCCGGGCGCGGCATGGTGGGCGGCGTGCCGACCGCATATGTGTGCGAGGGGTACGTCTGCCGGCGACCGGTGACCGAACCCGCCGCGCTCGCGGAGCAGCTCGGCGGCTGA
- a CDS encoding NPCBM/NEW2 domain-containing protein: MRVWWLAAGVALLSGGTSMALAERAGRMEMREAQRWAAAKLDGEPETAEPAVGLEVLANNDPVQCNARAGKPMSIAGRRFMRGLYCHAVSRVLVRLPAPAARFTALVGIDSNEQTSGGRGSVVFRVQAGGRELFRSALLREGMPAVPLSVDLGGANELELLVDDGGDGIACDQADWADARVELADGGTVWLGDMPIGGARPPYSADLPFSFVYGGRSSADLLPGWRRERASRALDAARTEQTTTWTDPRTGLEVRWAAVRYADFPTVEWTLHFRNGGSADLPLLSEVRALDTRFARAADGEFVLNHSRGTRVAADDFEPLRTVMEPGRSLRFAPPGGRPLGTVFPYFNLEWPGEGVIVVVGWPGQWEGEFARDDGAGIRVTAGQEKVSLRLSPGEEIRTPLIVLQFWKGERLHAQNVWRQWMLAHNVPRPGGMLPPPHHAACSSHQFAEMIDANEENQIQFVDRYLEERLKLDYWWMDAGWYVNKSGWPNTGTWEVDTRRFPRGLRAITDHARMRGVRSIVWFEPERVTPGTWLYEQRPEWLLGRDGEQKLLNLGDERARRWLVEHVDRLIVEQGIDLYRQDYNVDPLGYWRAADAPDRQGATENHYVSGYLRYWDELLRRHPAMLIDTCASGGHRNDLETLRRSVPLLRSDYILEPVGQQAHTYGLSFWIPLCGTGQNAFDAYTFRSQMGFFLNTCHDLRRRDADWKALRKLVAEWRRTADSHYGDYYPLTPYSLDDGAWMAWQLHRPDEGRGLVQAFRRGASIYESARMRLHGLDERARYEVIDLDRPRARRTLTGGELMSNGLPVAIPSQPGAAMLVYRRVSGGR; this comes from the coding sequence ATGCGCGTGTGGTGGCTGGCGGCGGGGGTGGCGCTCCTCTCGGGAGGAACGAGCATGGCGCTGGCGGAGCGCGCGGGGCGCATGGAGATGCGGGAGGCGCAGCGGTGGGCCGCGGCCAAACTCGACGGCGAACCGGAGACGGCCGAGCCCGCCGTCGGCCTCGAGGTGCTGGCCAACAACGACCCGGTGCAATGCAACGCGCGCGCCGGCAAGCCGATGAGCATCGCCGGCAGGCGCTTCATGCGCGGCCTCTACTGCCACGCGGTGAGCCGCGTGCTCGTGCGGCTCCCGGCGCCGGCCGCGCGCTTCACCGCGCTTGTCGGCATCGATAGCAACGAGCAGACGAGCGGCGGCCGCGGCAGCGTCGTCTTCCGCGTGCAGGCCGGCGGGCGCGAGCTCTTTCGGTCGGCGCTCCTGCGCGAGGGCATGCCCGCTGTGCCGCTCAGCGTGGACCTCGGCGGGGCAAACGAGCTCGAGCTGCTCGTGGACGACGGCGGCGATGGCATCGCGTGCGACCAGGCGGACTGGGCCGACGCACGCGTGGAGTTGGCCGATGGCGGCACGGTGTGGCTGGGCGACATGCCCATCGGCGGCGCGCGGCCTCCCTATTCGGCCGACCTGCCTTTCTCCTTCGTCTATGGCGGGCGCTCGTCGGCCGATCTGCTCCCTGGATGGCGCCGGGAGCGCGCCTCGCGCGCTCTGGACGCCGCCCGAACGGAGCAGACCACCACGTGGACCGACCCGCGTACGGGACTCGAGGTTCGCTGGGCGGCGGTGCGCTACGCGGATTTCCCGACGGTGGAGTGGACTCTCCACTTCCGAAACGGCGGCTCGGCCGACCTGCCGCTCCTGTCGGAGGTGCGGGCGCTGGACACGCGATTCGCGCGCGCCGCGGACGGCGAGTTCGTGCTGAACCACAGCCGGGGCACCCGCGTTGCCGCCGACGACTTCGAGCCGCTGCGCACGGTGATGGAGCCAGGCAGGAGCCTCCGCTTCGCGCCGCCCGGAGGCCGTCCGCTCGGAACGGTCTTCCCCTACTTCAACCTCGAGTGGCCTGGTGAGGGCGTGATCGTCGTGGTGGGATGGCCGGGCCAGTGGGAGGGGGAGTTCGCGCGCGATGATGGCGCGGGCATACGCGTGACGGCGGGGCAGGAGAAGGTGAGCCTGCGCCTGAGCCCCGGCGAGGAGATCCGGACGCCGCTCATCGTGCTGCAGTTCTGGAAGGGCGAGCGGCTGCACGCCCAGAACGTCTGGAGGCAGTGGATGCTCGCCCACAACGTGCCGCGGCCCGGCGGCATGCTCCCGCCGCCGCACCATGCCGCCTGCAGCTCCCACCAGTTCGCGGAGATGATCGACGCGAACGAAGAGAACCAGATACAGTTCGTGGATCGCTATCTGGAGGAGAGGCTCAAGCTCGACTACTGGTGGATGGACGCCGGCTGGTACGTCAACAAGAGCGGCTGGCCGAACACCGGCACCTGGGAGGTGGACACACGGCGGTTCCCGCGCGGCCTGCGCGCCATCACGGACCATGCGCGCATGCGGGGCGTTCGCAGTATCGTCTGGTTCGAGCCAGAGCGCGTGACTCCGGGCACATGGCTCTACGAGCAGCGCCCGGAGTGGCTGCTGGGCCGCGACGGTGAGCAGAAGCTGCTGAACCTGGGCGACGAGCGGGCGCGCCGTTGGCTCGTCGAGCACGTAGACCGGTTGATAGTGGAGCAGGGCATCGATCTCTACCGCCAGGACTACAACGTGGACCCGCTGGGCTACTGGCGCGCGGCCGACGCGCCCGACCGGCAGGGCGCCACCGAGAACCACTACGTCAGTGGCTATCTGCGCTACTGGGACGAGCTCTTGCGCCGCCACCCCGCCATGCTGATCGACACCTGCGCCTCCGGCGGCCATCGCAACGACCTGGAGACGCTGCGCCGCAGCGTGCCGCTCCTGCGCAGCGACTACATCCTGGAGCCTGTCGGCCAACAGGCCCACACCTACGGGCTTTCGTTCTGGATCCCGCTCTGCGGAACGGGCCAGAACGCCTTCGACGCCTACACCTTCCGCAGCCAGATGGGCTTCTTCCTAAACACCTGCCACGACCTGCGGCGCCGCGACGCCGACTGGAAGGCGCTACGCAAACTGGTGGCCGAGTGGCGCCGCACCGCTGACAGCCACTACGGCGACTACTATCCGCTCACGCCCTACTCGCTGGACGACGGTGCGTGGATGGCCTGGCAGCTCCATCGCCCGGACGAGGGGCGCGGCCTGGTGCAGGCGTTCCGCCGCGGGGCGAGCATCTACGAGTCGGCGCGGATGCGACTGCACGGGCTGGATGAGCGCGCGCGCTACGAGGTGATCGACCTGGATCGGCCGCGCGCGAGGCGGACGCTGACCGGCGGCGAGCTCATGTCGAACGGGCTGCCGGTGGCGATCCCGTCGCAGCCGGGCGCCGCGATGCTCGTCTATCGGCGCGTGTCCGGAGGGCGGTGA